A window from Pseudomonas alloputida encodes these proteins:
- the tssJ gene encoding type VI secretion system lipoprotein TssJ has translation MQHKHIVLKRLTAAALLVALAGCGVTDRIGKRMEDSWAADMLADSEKVILTSDGGNQLNPDAEGKPLSVVMRVYQLTDLERFAATDAETLWDAPQKALGNTLVETREITLLPGIGQIDQWPLAKNARYVGVAAFFRDEQDARWKVAFDANSLRKDGIWFSSDGLRVLVDNTEISAMRGVDVLNKPPTADQLAAAQKAKDADATLTDKVQDAAIDKATDAASQSASNAMDSTFNSLVDSVK, from the coding sequence ATGCAACACAAGCACATCGTCCTCAAACGCCTGACCGCAGCCGCCTTGCTGGTAGCGCTGGCCGGCTGCGGGGTCACCGACCGTATCGGCAAGCGCATGGAAGACAGCTGGGCGGCCGACATGCTGGCCGACAGCGAAAAGGTCATCCTGACCTCCGACGGCGGCAACCAGCTCAACCCCGACGCCGAGGGCAAGCCGCTGTCGGTGGTGATGCGCGTGTATCAGCTGACCGACCTCGAGCGCTTCGCGGCTACCGATGCCGAGACCCTGTGGGACGCCCCGCAAAAAGCCTTGGGCAACACCCTGGTGGAAACCCGCGAGATCACCCTGCTGCCCGGCATTGGCCAGATCGACCAGTGGCCGCTGGCCAAGAACGCGCGCTACGTCGGCGTGGCGGCGTTCTTCCGCGATGAGCAGGACGCGCGCTGGAAAGTCGCCTTCGACGCCAACTCGCTGCGCAAGGACGGTATCTGGTTCTCCTCCGACGGCCTGCGGGTACTGGTGGACAACACCGAAATCAGCGCCATGCGGGGCGTGGACGTACTGAACAAACCGCCGACCGCCGACCAGCTTGCCGCTGCGCAGAAGGCCAAGGATGCCGACGCGACCCTCACCGACAAGGTGCAGGACGCGGCCATCGACAAAGCCACCGACGCCGCCAGCCAGTCGGCCAGCAACGCCATGGATTCAACCTTCAACTCTTTAGTGGATAGCGTCAAATGA
- the tssK gene encoding type VI secretion system baseplate subunit TssK, which translates to MSKQSRVMWSEGMFLLPQHFQYQDEFHQHQLAEATLRSTPFHWGVQALQVDEDALANGSLQLKRLKLVFPDGSLYDAPQHDPLPAARDLKDLLKANDLKVYAALKLPEPFGLNYVEDGHEHKAARRFRKQFDTLPDLNEGELENEITSLRLNVVLLVDGDSLDGYSHCPLAKLTRNSMGGFNLDPHFVHPTLHLGSHETIAGIGKRLLGALQAKSKALSGRRRERADQIAEFGSSDVTLFWLLNTVNRAHPQLAHLLAHPRLHPERLYLFLADLAGGLLTFTLDTQLSDIPEYDHHDPAASLVKLDEMIRVMLDNVVPNQCIVINLTQTKPSHWQGQLHDPRLAEADFYIAVHADMPGASLLELVPRAFKVGSPEDIEVVVNSAMPGVTLNHAARLPNAIPVRLDNQYFAIEPHGTVYERMISAQAICFYAPSAFTNLKLELMAVLK; encoded by the coding sequence ATGAGCAAGCAGAGCCGGGTGATGTGGTCGGAAGGCATGTTCCTGCTGCCCCAGCACTTCCAGTATCAGGACGAATTCCATCAGCACCAGTTGGCTGAGGCGACCCTGCGCAGCACCCCTTTCCATTGGGGGGTTCAGGCGTTGCAGGTGGACGAGGACGCCCTGGCCAATGGTTCACTGCAGCTCAAGCGCCTGAAGCTGGTGTTCCCCGATGGCAGCCTCTACGACGCGCCGCAGCACGATCCGCTGCCGGCCGCGCGCGACCTCAAGGACCTGCTCAAGGCCAACGACCTGAAGGTCTATGCTGCGCTCAAGCTGCCCGAGCCATTCGGCCTCAACTACGTCGAGGATGGCCACGAACACAAGGCCGCACGGCGTTTCCGCAAGCAGTTCGACACCCTGCCCGACCTTAATGAAGGCGAGCTGGAGAACGAAATCACCAGCTTGCGCCTGAACGTCGTACTGCTGGTCGACGGTGACAGCCTCGACGGTTACAGCCACTGCCCTCTGGCCAAGCTGACACGCAACAGCATGGGCGGTTTCAACCTTGACCCGCATTTCGTCCACCCCACCTTGCACCTGGGCAGCCACGAGACCATTGCCGGCATCGGCAAACGCCTGCTCGGCGCCCTGCAGGCCAAGAGCAAGGCGCTTTCCGGCCGGCGCCGCGAGCGCGCCGACCAGATCGCCGAGTTCGGCTCCAGCGATGTAACCCTGTTCTGGCTGCTGAACACGGTCAACCGTGCCCACCCGCAGCTGGCTCATCTACTGGCCCACCCGCGCCTGCACCCAGAGCGCCTGTACCTGTTCCTGGCCGACCTTGCCGGCGGCCTGCTGACCTTCACCCTGGACACCCAGCTCAGCGACATCCCCGAGTACGACCACCACGACCCGGCCGCGTCGCTGGTCAAGCTCGACGAAATGATCCGGGTGATGCTCGACAACGTCGTGCCCAACCAGTGCATTGTCATCAACCTGACCCAGACCAAGCCATCGCACTGGCAAGGCCAACTGCACGACCCGCGCCTGGCCGAAGCCGACTTCTATATCGCCGTGCACGCCGACATGCCCGGCGCCAGCCTGCTGGAGCTGGTGCCCCGTGCCTTCAAGGTCGGTTCGCCGGAAGACATTGAAGTGGTGGTCAACAGCGCCATGCCGGGTGTCACCCTCAATCATGCCGCGCGGCTGCCGAACGCGATTCCGGTGCGCCTGGACAACCAGTACTTCGCCATCGAGCCACACGGCACTGTGTATGAGCGAATGATCAGCGCCCAGGCCATCTGCTTCTATGCGCCCAGCGCCTTTACCAACCTCAAGCTTGAACTGATGGCGGTGCTCAAATGA
- the icmH gene encoding type IVB secretion system protein IcmH/DotU yields MTEAVLQQGAVPAASDKPTLKDLVQDFISMALIVRRGRQVTSVQAFEGSVERFFANLERDARAANYSVEQVKDTQYALCAFLDESVLRSDDNALRRHFELQPLQFRYFGVHLAGEGFFEKVDALRADVKQNIDVLEVYHLCLALGFEGKFSLGQKDQLRYLANTLGQDIARYRKAPKALSPDWALPDQVSQMLRHEVPLWVYLALIALVCVAVYLTLDWLLGKDVAALSEQIRQLFSA; encoded by the coding sequence ATGACCGAAGCCGTACTGCAACAGGGCGCCGTCCCGGCCGCCAGCGACAAACCGACGCTCAAGGACCTGGTCCAGGACTTCATCAGCATGGCGTTGATCGTACGTCGCGGCCGCCAGGTCACCTCGGTGCAGGCCTTCGAAGGTAGCGTCGAACGCTTCTTCGCCAACCTGGAACGTGATGCCCGTGCCGCCAACTACAGCGTCGAGCAGGTCAAGGACACCCAATACGCGTTGTGCGCCTTCCTCGACGAAAGCGTCCTGCGCTCGGACGACAATGCGCTGCGTCGGCACTTTGAGCTGCAGCCGTTGCAGTTCCGCTATTTCGGCGTGCACCTGGCCGGCGAAGGCTTCTTCGAGAAGGTCGATGCGCTGCGCGCCGACGTCAAGCAGAACATCGACGTGCTCGAGGTTTACCACCTGTGCCTGGCACTGGGCTTCGAGGGCAAGTTCAGCCTCGGCCAAAAGGACCAGCTGCGTTACCTGGCCAATACACTGGGCCAGGATATCGCCCGCTACCGCAAGGCGCCCAAAGCCCTGTCACCGGACTGGGCACTGCCCGACCAGGTGTCGCAGATGCTGCGCCATGAAGTACCGCTGTGGGTGTATCTGGCGCTTATCGCGTTGGTCTGCGTCGCCGTGTACCTGACGCTGGACTGGTTGCTTGGCAAGGACGTCGCCGCCCTGTCCGAACAAATCCGCCAGTTGTTCAGTGCCTGA
- a CDS encoding type VI secretion protein IcmF/TssM N-terminal domain-containing protein: protein MKTLLRLLKSFWLLLPLLWLASLLICWLAAPLVPWLRHHVPEALAIISACFLLVIVLRQYQRIRAEHNLENLLQIEVDRSWNATGEFRDQQVLRERLKHAITMLRTDRSAGGGGKAALSDLPWYLVVGMSAAGKTSLLTHSGLSASIATANDSESGTQHCDWYFSPDAVMIDTAGRYLRDDQSASEFSAFLRMLRKQRGKAAINGLVLVVSLPELLAANSDERNALAAQLVARVEEYAECLDANPPVYLMLSKTDQLPGFSQAFDGLDLHERQQPLGMTFGLSEIRTNGLHAVLQTRLKKLQAHIRQHVDAQMIALGAEADSTLLNFPQYFAALSGVLEQFLEHFTRGHRGGAPLLLRGLYFTSALQNGQQLGQVYEDVIADEFALQAAYDEQAGHVGKALGNRSYFITDTFRQVIFPDRDLILYQSRLGRQAAFSPLLLGLAAATGLLFIGWQALSFANNRQWLDSLRGQLAHIEQAADREQQLAAGKGLEVLREQMANVEAHRLQGVPLQLGGGLYQGEAIHQVTRSAYLAQLRSQALEPIARSLQVQMRAFNTFANGINQELEFTPAPQPKKRNGKPLAPAIAARAKAALGNTRAGAYAAKVNLATASDGAELSAATGGLSLSEEMLGRLDEQQVASIIEAYNTLKLYLLLTEPQAHPDPAFVAASLPQAWASAAGEGTPADAGVIAENAPLYVQLLEQGQAPSLPRNEQLINETRQNLKSFMISSSLVDREYLRLQLESSRQFPALSLNDLVPQPGRALLYGTAGVPAIYTRQGWDTFVKPELIKLVSGNLRNESDWVLDGEGGDALVQKANFVREFMTRYKRDYTQAWYKMVSSVGVRHFADLASATRELGLLSDVQNSPVKNLLQAVNDNTQWDLPVKQAIPAPGTSRDDGFWSKVTGLFDANDTLPANVAPALPAVDDGSLAKRFEPVARVFAENNAEGADSTIMDRYLAALRKLKVRMNNIQRSQDVGKSSKQLISETLEGQPSEITTVRNYVESSVDTSQDGLSRSLQGLFSLPIQYAWATLRDPAGEQIAKAWAQQIAKPWEQVMAHRYPIAGSSRNEASVKDLQRFVDPDSGLLPAFKRNEIGNLAGGEGLGVGDGKGPALVNPGMLNSIDKASSVGQVIASLSDRDNGFEIMLEPSANFTDIVFTLDGQEQHYRNGRSSWNRFAWPGTSTAPGARLDVVTLSGTRVTVFDFPGRWGLLRMNESARVDDLDGIQQRFSWNTASGRVSLVVRNFGGVKLTDLGDVKALSALNSRGAQ from the coding sequence ATGAAAACATTACTGCGTCTGTTGAAAAGTTTCTGGTTGCTGCTGCCATTGCTGTGGCTGGCTAGCCTGTTGATTTGCTGGCTGGCCGCGCCGCTGGTGCCGTGGCTGCGTCATCACGTGCCTGAAGCGCTGGCAATCATCAGTGCCTGCTTCCTGCTGGTAATCGTGCTGCGCCAATACCAGCGTATTCGCGCCGAACACAACCTGGAGAACCTGCTGCAGATCGAGGTCGACCGCTCGTGGAATGCCACTGGCGAGTTCCGTGACCAGCAGGTGCTGCGTGAGCGCCTGAAGCACGCCATCACCATGCTGCGCACCGACCGCTCCGCCGGTGGCGGCGGCAAGGCGGCCCTGTCCGACCTGCCCTGGTACCTGGTGGTCGGCATGTCGGCGGCCGGCAAGACCTCGCTGTTGACCCATTCCGGCCTGTCGGCCAGCATCGCTACGGCCAACGACAGTGAAAGCGGCACCCAGCACTGCGACTGGTACTTCAGCCCCGACGCCGTGATGATCGACACCGCCGGGCGCTACCTGCGCGACGACCAATCGGCCAGCGAGTTCTCGGCCTTTCTGCGCATGCTGCGTAAGCAGCGCGGCAAAGCGGCGATCAATGGCCTGGTCCTGGTGGTCAGCCTGCCCGAACTGCTGGCGGCCAACAGCGATGAGCGCAATGCCCTGGCTGCCCAGCTGGTGGCCCGGGTGGAAGAATACGCCGAATGCCTCGATGCCAACCCGCCGGTTTACCTGATGCTGAGCAAGACCGACCAGTTGCCGGGCTTCAGCCAGGCTTTCGACGGCCTCGACCTGCACGAACGCCAGCAGCCGCTGGGCATGACCTTTGGCCTTTCGGAAATCCGCACCAACGGCCTGCACGCCGTGCTGCAGACGCGCCTGAAGAAGCTGCAAGCTCATATTCGCCAGCACGTCGACGCGCAGATGATCGCCCTCGGTGCCGAAGCCGACAGCACCCTGCTGAATTTCCCGCAGTACTTCGCCGCCCTCAGCGGTGTGCTCGAGCAATTCCTCGAACACTTCACCCGCGGCCATCGCGGCGGTGCCCCGCTGCTGCTACGTGGCCTGTACTTCACCAGTGCACTGCAGAACGGGCAGCAACTGGGGCAGGTCTATGAAGACGTCATCGCCGACGAATTCGCCCTGCAGGCCGCCTACGATGAACAGGCCGGGCACGTCGGCAAGGCCCTGGGCAACCGCAGCTACTTCATCACCGACACTTTCCGCCAGGTGATCTTCCCCGACCGCGACCTGATCCTTTACCAGTCGCGCCTGGGCCGCCAGGCTGCGTTCAGCCCGCTGCTACTGGGCCTGGCCGCCGCCACCGGGTTGCTGTTCATCGGTTGGCAAGCGCTGTCGTTCGCCAATAACCGCCAGTGGCTGGACAGCCTGCGCGGGCAGCTGGCGCACATCGAACAGGCAGCAGACCGCGAGCAGCAGCTGGCCGCAGGCAAGGGCCTGGAAGTGCTGCGTGAGCAGATGGCCAACGTCGAGGCCCATCGCCTGCAGGGAGTGCCCTTGCAGTTGGGTGGCGGCCTGTACCAGGGCGAGGCGATTCACCAGGTGACCCGCAGCGCCTACCTGGCGCAGCTGCGCAGCCAGGCGCTGGAACCGATCGCACGCAGCCTGCAAGTGCAGATGCGGGCGTTCAATACCTTCGCCAACGGTATTAACCAGGAGCTGGAATTCACCCCGGCCCCGCAGCCGAAGAAGCGCAATGGCAAGCCGCTGGCCCCTGCCATTGCGGCCAGGGCCAAGGCCGCGCTGGGCAACACCCGCGCTGGCGCCTATGCCGCCAAGGTCAACCTGGCCACTGCCAGCGATGGCGCCGAGCTGTCCGCCGCCACCGGTGGGCTGTCACTGTCCGAAGAAATGCTCGGGCGCCTGGACGAGCAGCAGGTGGCCTCGATCATCGAGGCCTACAACACCCTCAAGCTGTACCTGTTGCTGACCGAGCCCCAGGCCCATCCAGACCCGGCCTTCGTCGCTGCCAGCCTGCCCCAGGCCTGGGCCAGCGCCGCAGGCGAAGGCACCCCGGCCGACGCTGGCGTGATCGCAGAAAATGCCCCGCTGTACGTGCAGTTGCTGGAGCAGGGCCAGGCGCCGTCGTTGCCGCGCAACGAACAGCTGATCAACGAAACCCGGCAGAACCTCAAGTCGTTCATGATCTCCAGCTCGCTGGTCGATCGCGAATACCTGCGCCTGCAGCTCGAGTCGAGCCGGCAGTTCCCGGCGCTGAGCCTCAACGACCTGGTCCCGCAACCAGGCCGCGCGCTGCTGTACGGAACCGCTGGTGTGCCGGCGATCTACACCCGCCAGGGCTGGGACACCTTCGTCAAGCCCGAGCTGATCAAGCTGGTGTCGGGCAACCTGCGCAACGAGTCGGACTGGGTGCTGGACGGCGAAGGCGGCGATGCCCTCGTGCAGAAGGCCAACTTCGTGCGCGAGTTCATGACCCGCTACAAGCGCGACTACACCCAGGCCTGGTACAAGATGGTCAGCAGCGTTGGCGTGCGCCACTTCGCCGACCTGGCCTCGGCGACCCGGGAGCTGGGGCTGTTGAGCGACGTACAGAACTCGCCAGTGAAGAACCTGCTGCAGGCGGTCAACGACAATACCCAGTGGGACCTGCCGGTCAAGCAGGCCATCCCGGCCCCAGGCACCAGCCGCGATGACGGTTTCTGGAGCAAGGTCACCGGTCTGTTCGACGCCAACGACACCCTGCCTGCCAACGTCGCCCCGGCCCTGCCGGCGGTGGACGACGGCAGCCTGGCCAAGCGCTTCGAGCCGGTGGCGCGGGTGTTCGCCGAAAACAACGCCGAAGGCGCCGACAGCACCATCATGGATCGCTACCTGGCCGCCTTGCGCAAACTCAAGGTGCGCATGAACAACATCCAGCGCTCGCAGGATGTGGGCAAGAGCAGCAAACAGTTGATCAGCGAGACCCTGGAAGGCCAGCCGAGCGAGATCACCACCGTGCGCAACTACGTGGAAAGCAGCGTCGACACCAGCCAGGATGGCCTGTCGCGCTCGCTGCAGGGGCTGTTCAGCCTGCCCATCCAGTATGCCTGGGCGACCCTGCGCGACCCGGCCGGCGAGCAGATCGCCAAGGCCTGGGCGCAGCAGATCGCCAAGCCCTGGGAGCAGGTCATGGCACACCGTTACCCGATTGCCGGCAGCAGCCGCAACGAGGCTTCGGTGAAAGACCTGCAACGCTTCGTAGATCCCGACAGCGGCCTGCTGCCGGCCTTCAAACGCAACGAAATCGGCAACTTGGCCGGTGGTGAAGGTCTGGGTGTAGGCGATGGCAAGGGGCCGGCGCTGGTCAACCCTGGCATGCTCAACAGCATCGACAAGGCCAGCTCCGTGGGCCAGGTGATCGCCAGCCTGTCAGACCGTGACAACGGCTTCGAAATCATGCTGGAGCCTTCAGCCAACTTCACCGACATCGTCTTCACCCTCGATGGCCAGGAGCAGCACTACCGCAACGGCCGCAGCAGCTGGAACCGCTTCGCCTGGCCGGGCACCAGCACCGCGCCGGGCGCGCGCCTGGACGTCGTCACCCTGAGCGGCACACGGGTCACCGTGTTCGACTTCCCAGGGCGGTGGGGCCTGCTGCGCATGAATGAGAGCGCTCGGGTCGACGACCTGGACGGCATTCAGCAACGCTTCAGCTGGAACACCGCCAGCGGCCGCGTAAGCCTTGTCGTGCGCAACTTCGGCGGGGTCAAGCTGACCGATCTGGGTGACGTCAAGGCCCTGAGCGCCCTCAACAGCAGGGGCGCGCAATGA
- the tagF gene encoding type VI secretion system-associated protein TagF has protein sequence MIGCFGKLPSSADFVSLHGAAEEVCEFDAWLQSSLAAMRYRDDWQALFDALPMCFFTYRARNGNWLLGGLLSSRDASQRRYPFFIFQLLKGDDSTGLVNPFTLGELFSAQIKPMLHQAVQGADCTRLFERIKALRPLQGQDLDLFRRVHAKFLHDFSFADVARALHGSWPGFDSATALAHLKLGRASLQGDFAGGIELPLPAERGLKNPTADLWLTWLARMSEHRALPAVSLLADDFMHPQLYCFPARHASCAYRLLSGCADPRQHLELLSPLTTVPRLHDYDRPLEHVIDQFVDALDATPV, from the coding sequence ATGATTGGTTGCTTCGGCAAGCTGCCGTCGAGCGCAGATTTCGTCAGCCTGCATGGGGCGGCGGAAGAAGTCTGCGAGTTCGACGCCTGGTTGCAGTCATCGCTGGCAGCCATGCGCTACCGCGATGACTGGCAGGCGTTGTTCGACGCGCTGCCGATGTGTTTTTTCACCTACCGCGCACGCAACGGCAACTGGCTACTGGGTGGCCTGCTCAGCTCGCGCGATGCCAGCCAGCGGCGCTACCCGTTCTTCATCTTCCAGTTGCTCAAGGGCGATGACAGTACTGGGCTGGTCAACCCGTTCACGCTTGGCGAGCTGTTCAGCGCGCAGATCAAGCCGATGCTGCACCAGGCCGTGCAAGGCGCCGACTGCACCCGCCTGTTCGAACGGATCAAGGCCTTGCGCCCGCTGCAGGGCCAGGACCTGGACCTGTTCCGCCGGGTGCACGCCAAGTTCCTGCATGATTTCAGCTTCGCGGATGTGGCCCGTGCCCTTCATGGATCCTGGCCAGGTTTCGACAGTGCCACTGCCCTCGCCCACCTCAAGCTCGGCCGTGCCTCGCTGCAGGGCGACTTTGCAGGCGGCATCGAATTGCCGTTGCCGGCCGAACGTGGCCTTAAAAACCCCACTGCCGACCTGTGGCTGACCTGGCTGGCCCGCATGAGCGAACACCGAGCGCTGCCGGCAGTGAGCCTGTTGGCCGACGACTTCATGCACCCGCAGCTGTATTGCTTCCCGGCGCGCCACGCCAGCTGTGCCTACCGCCTGCTCAGTGGCTGTGCCGACCCGCGCCAGCACCTGGAGTTGCTCAGCCCGCTGACAACGGTGCCACGGCTGCACGATTACGACCGCCCCCTTGAACATGTCATCGACCAGTTCGTCGATGCACTGGATGCGACGCCTGTATGA
- the tssM gene encoding type VI secretion system membrane subunit TssM — MNKLKYYCLRYQPYLLGVAFFLAIFLVWAIGRAFGFASLHSLLAGIGVFLLLSAGYVLLLYRGVGQHHNLEGLLRDDADQAVLSAAPADREEVSLLRERLLQGIERLHSNKPRGTSNKDALYALPWYLVIGQPAAGKSTMILQSGLNFPYAEREGVRVAGLGGTRNCDWFFSSEAVLLDTAGRYMNSPEEAGKWRGFLQLLRQHRQRRPLNGLIVSVSIADILHGSVEDQERVAKRLRERIQESCALLEVRLPIYLVFTKCDLIPGFTAFYRQLDDAARGEVMGKTFSHKGYEQADWGQRFSNAMDELTRYWGQMASQQLVQQDIQVTRRNDAAYRFPLELAALKPRLHQFVDSLLRANPYQNAEMLRGFYFTAALQADEAQWGCHGQHVAERFALEHAEGTGTAGSQPAPLFINSLFRKVIIPDQHLVALYTSNHRERRRKAGWVGAAGLAALVLCSLWGWSYLNNRATLASIADELAQAKADDQAASGQYTAWRSLDRLRFWAAHYHEQHHAKGVPLGMRLGLYQGHEVEPLLRDRYFATLQNVMLKPTADNLTRTLYLLTTLKVYQRNTRELQPVSGIDSVEAEALPHDNRAQSIANFGKAALDTYVMLSPGQREHADPAFLKAHLPDYWYPAIARQTGKSMAAAGSEAGGNQDYLYASRQITFYSDQIREPDVPRILDNAFLMSSSRNYIDSLRAQSLRAIETITLESDTLFAFGRADFQSLKNEGQHQLSAIASKLLNTPNIGKIIISGHADQLGDSQGNLQVSKQRAQTIRTYLVGKGVPAELVVAQGEGSRKPLVNCDMQQPRTQLIKCLEPNRRVEIEVRGLN, encoded by the coding sequence ATGAACAAGCTCAAGTACTACTGCCTGCGCTACCAACCCTACCTGCTGGGCGTGGCGTTCTTCCTGGCGATCTTCCTGGTCTGGGCCATCGGCCGCGCCTTCGGCTTCGCCTCGCTGCACAGCCTGCTGGCCGGGATCGGTGTGTTTCTGCTGCTGTCGGCGGGCTATGTACTGCTGCTGTACCGCGGCGTGGGTCAGCACCACAACCTTGAAGGCCTGCTGCGCGACGACGCCGACCAGGCCGTACTCAGTGCAGCCCCGGCCGACCGGGAAGAAGTCAGCCTGTTGCGCGAGCGCCTGCTGCAGGGCATCGAGCGCCTGCACAGCAACAAGCCGCGCGGTACTTCGAACAAGGATGCCCTGTATGCCCTGCCCTGGTACCTGGTCATTGGCCAGCCTGCCGCCGGCAAGAGCACGATGATACTGCAGTCGGGCCTGAACTTCCCCTATGCCGAGCGCGAAGGCGTGCGGGTCGCGGGCCTGGGCGGCACGCGCAACTGCGACTGGTTCTTCAGCTCTGAAGCGGTACTGCTGGACACTGCCGGGCGTTACATGAACAGCCCCGAGGAAGCCGGCAAGTGGCGCGGCTTTTTGCAACTGCTGCGCCAGCACCGCCAGCGCCGTCCCCTTAACGGCTTGATCGTCAGCGTCAGCATCGCCGATATTCTGCATGGCTCGGTCGAAGACCAGGAGCGCGTGGCCAAGCGCCTGCGCGAACGCATTCAGGAAAGCTGCGCGCTGCTTGAAGTGCGCCTGCCAATCTACCTGGTTTTCACCAAGTGCGACCTGATCCCTGGTTTCACCGCGTTCTATCGCCAGCTGGACGACGCCGCGCGTGGTGAAGTGATGGGTAAAACCTTCTCTCACAAGGGGTACGAGCAAGCCGACTGGGGCCAACGATTCAGCAATGCGATGGACGAGCTGACGCGTTACTGGGGGCAGATGGCGAGCCAGCAGCTGGTGCAGCAGGACATACAAGTCACCCGGCGGAACGACGCTGCCTACCGCTTCCCGCTGGAGCTGGCCGCGCTCAAGCCGCGCCTGCATCAGTTCGTCGACAGCCTGCTGCGTGCCAACCCTTACCAGAATGCCGAAATGCTGCGCGGTTTCTATTTCACCGCGGCGCTGCAGGCCGACGAGGCTCAGTGGGGCTGCCACGGCCAGCATGTGGCCGAACGCTTCGCGCTCGAACACGCAGAAGGTACGGGCACTGCCGGCAGCCAGCCGGCGCCGCTGTTCATCAACAGCCTGTTCCGCAAAGTGATCATTCCCGACCAGCATTTGGTGGCGCTGTACACCAGCAACCACCGTGAACGCCGGCGCAAGGCCGGGTGGGTGGGCGCCGCCGGCCTGGCGGCACTGGTGCTGTGCAGCCTGTGGGGCTGGTCGTACCTGAACAACCGCGCCACCCTGGCCAGCATTGCCGACGAACTGGCCCAGGCCAAGGCCGACGACCAGGCGGCCAGCGGCCAGTACACCGCCTGGCGAAGCCTCGACCGCTTGCGCTTCTGGGCTGCTCACTACCATGAGCAACACCACGCTAAGGGCGTGCCCCTCGGCATGCGCCTGGGCCTGTACCAGGGCCATGAGGTCGAGCCGCTGCTGCGCGACCGCTACTTCGCCACGTTGCAGAACGTGATGCTAAAGCCCACGGCCGATAATCTGACCCGCACCCTGTACCTGCTGACCACGCTCAAGGTCTACCAGCGCAACACCCGTGAGCTGCAGCCAGTGAGCGGCATTGACAGCGTAGAGGCCGAGGCGCTGCCCCATGACAACCGCGCCCAGTCGATCGCCAATTTCGGAAAGGCGGCCCTGGACACTTACGTGATGCTTTCTCCGGGCCAGCGCGAGCATGCCGACCCGGCGTTTCTCAAGGCGCACCTGCCGGACTACTGGTACCCGGCCATCGCCCGCCAGACCGGCAAGAGCATGGCCGCCGCTGGCAGCGAGGCCGGTGGCAACCAGGACTACCTGTATGCCAGCCGCCAGATCACGTTCTATAGCGACCAGATCCGTGAGCCAGATGTACCGCGCATCCTCGACAACGCCTTCCTGATGTCCAGTTCGCGCAACTACATCGACAGCCTGCGGGCCCAGTCACTGCGTGCGATCGAGACCATCACGCTGGAATCCGACACCCTGTTCGCCTTCGGCCGCGCCGATTTCCAGAGCCTGAAAAACGAAGGCCAGCATCAGCTGAGCGCAATTGCCAGCAAGCTGCTGAACACCCCGAATATCGGCAAGATCATCATCTCGGGGCACGCCGACCAACTGGGTGACAGCCAGGGCAACCTGCAGGTTTCGAAACAACGGGCGCAAACCATCCGCACCTATCTGGTTGGCAAGGGCGTACCTGCCGAGCTGGTGGTCGCGCAGGGCGAAGGCAGCCGCAAGCCATTGGTCAACTGCGACATGCAACAACCGCGAACGCAGTTGATCAAGTGCCTGGAGCCCAACCGCCGGGTGGAAATCGAAGTGCGTGGGCTTAACTGA
- a CDS encoding Hcp family type VI secretion system effector has protein sequence MAFDAYIQIDGIPGEVLDEKHKDWIEVLGYEYGATQATSATASSSGGASSERVALSDFKIRKAVDKASAKLFEHCCTGKHIAKLKLNVNRAGGDKVTYLTIDMEEVVVSSVKFVAGGNQSGEDKAVSDLPVEEISFNFARIKTTYTQQNRTDGQAGGNIVGGWDRTANKVFA, from the coding sequence ATGGCATTTGACGCGTATATCCAAATCGACGGCATCCCAGGCGAAGTACTGGATGAAAAACACAAGGACTGGATCGAAGTGCTGGGCTACGAGTACGGCGCCACCCAGGCTACGTCGGCAACCGCCAGCTCCTCGGGCGGTGCGTCCTCCGAGCGCGTTGCCCTGAGCGACTTCAAGATCCGCAAGGCAGTCGACAAGGCATCGGCCAAACTGTTCGAACACTGCTGCACCGGCAAGCACATCGCCAAGCTGAAGCTGAACGTGAACCGTGCCGGTGGCGACAAGGTCACCTACCTGACCATCGACATGGAAGAAGTGGTGGTCTCTTCGGTCAAGTTTGTCGCCGGTGGCAACCAGAGTGGTGAAGACAAGGCGGTCAGCGACCTGCCCGTTGAAGAAATCAGCTTCAACTTTGCCCGCATCAAGACCACCTACACCCAGCAGAACCGCACCGACGGCCAGGCCGGCGGCAACATCGTGGGTGGCTGGGACCGCACCGCGAACAAAGTGTTTGCCTAA